In Pseudomonas lalkuanensis, the following are encoded in one genomic region:
- a CDS encoding septal ring lytic transglycosylase RlpA family protein, which produces MPQPIRVAVYGAVALLLASCSSSRAPEPIQPGGQISGPGDYARPHRDGAPWWDVDVSRIPDAVPMPHYGSVKANPYTVLGKTYYPMNDARRYQAVGTASWYGTKFHGQATANGEAYDLYGMTAAHKTLPLPSYVRVTNLDNGRSVILRVNDRGPFYSDRIIDLSFAAAKKLGYAESGTARVKVEGIDPHEWWAAQGRPVPMVLAQPKMAAQPQPKSQPVAQVASAPIEQYTPPPQQHAAAVLPVQIDAKKNDSLAASGLYLQVGAFANPDAAELLKAKLSGTVTAPVFISSVVRNQQILHRVRLGPIGTQGEAQQVQNSVRLANLGQPTLVKPD; this is translated from the coding sequence ATGCCACAACCGATAAGAGTCGCCGTATACGGCGCCGTAGCATTGTTGCTGGCCAGCTGCTCGAGCAGCCGGGCGCCGGAACCGATCCAGCCCGGCGGGCAGATCTCCGGCCCCGGCGACTACGCGCGTCCGCACAGGGACGGCGCGCCCTGGTGGGATGTCGATGTCTCGCGCATTCCCGATGCCGTACCCATGCCGCACTACGGCTCGGTGAAGGCCAATCCCTACACCGTGCTGGGCAAGACCTACTACCCGATGAACGATGCGCGCCGTTACCAGGCGGTGGGCACCGCGTCCTGGTATGGCACCAAGTTCCATGGCCAGGCCACCGCCAACGGCGAGGCCTATGACCTCTACGGCATGACCGCCGCGCACAAGACCCTGCCGCTGCCGAGCTACGTCCGGGTGACCAACCTGGACAACGGCCGTAGCGTGATCCTGCGGGTCAACGACCGTGGCCCGTTCTATTCCGACCGCATCATCGACCTCTCCTTCGCTGCGGCGAAAAAGCTCGGCTATGCCGAGTCCGGCACTGCCCGGGTCAAGGTCGAGGGCATCGATCCCCATGAGTGGTGGGCGGCCCAGGGCCGTCCGGTGCCCATGGTCCTGGCGCAGCCGAAGATGGCCGCCCAGCCGCAACCCAAGTCCCAGCCGGTCGCCCAGGTGGCCAGCGCGCCGATCGAGCAGTACACCCCGCCGCCGCAGCAACATGCCGCCGCCGTGCTGCCCGTGCAGATCGACGCAAAAAAAAACGATTCACTCGCAGCGTCTGGCCTGTATCTCCAGGTGGGCGCCTTCGCCAATCCGGACGCTGCGGAACTCCTCAAGGCCAAGCTGAGCGGGACGGTGACTGCCCCGGTCTTCATCAGCTCGGTCGTGCGCAACCAGCAGATACTGCACCGGGTACGCCTCGGGCCGATCGGAACTCAGGGTGAAGCCCAGCAGGTGCAGAACTCGGTTCGTTTGGCCAATCTCGGCCAACCCACCCTCGTGAAGCCGGACTGA
- a CDS encoding D-alanyl-D-alanine carboxypeptidase family protein, translating into MNIFSFAKRLLLPAALLIVAPVSMAAQQIIPSPPQLAAKSYVLMDAQSGQVLVENNGDQRLPPASLTKLMTAYIATLEIRKGQIGETDPVTISEHAWRTGGSRMFVQVNTQVTLSDLLHGIIIQSGNDASVAVAEHIAGSEDAFADMMNTTAEKLGMTGSHFMNATGLPNPEHYSTAHDMATLARAIIYEDPAHYAIYSQKEFFWNNIKQPNRNLLLWRDKTVDGLKTGHTDEAGYCLVASAVRDNMRLIAVVFGTNSEQARAAETQKLLTYGFRFFETQTFYQKGAELAKAQVWKGSAREIKAGLGQDLTMTLPKGQIKKLQANMTLNPQLVAPIKQGDVIGKVEVKLEDQVVHSADLIALETVEEGGFFRRLWDSIRLFFYGLFN; encoded by the coding sequence ATGAACATCTTCAGCTTCGCCAAACGCCTACTACTGCCCGCAGCCCTGCTCATCGTCGCGCCGGTCTCCATGGCGGCCCAGCAGATCATCCCGTCGCCGCCGCAACTGGCCGCCAAGTCCTATGTGCTGATGGACGCCCAGAGCGGCCAGGTGCTGGTGGAAAACAACGGCGACCAACGCCTGCCCCCGGCGAGCCTGACCAAGCTGATGACCGCCTACATCGCCACCCTGGAAATCCGCAAGGGCCAGATCGGCGAGACCGATCCTGTGACCATCAGTGAGCACGCCTGGCGCACCGGCGGTTCGCGCATGTTCGTCCAGGTCAACACCCAGGTGACCCTCAGCGACCTGCTGCACGGCATCATCATCCAGTCTGGCAACGACGCCAGCGTGGCTGTGGCCGAGCACATCGCCGGCAGCGAAGACGCCTTCGCCGACATGATGAACACCACCGCCGAGAAGCTGGGCATGACCGGCAGCCACTTCATGAACGCCACCGGCCTGCCCAACCCGGAGCACTACTCCACCGCCCATGACATGGCGACCCTGGCCCGCGCGATCATCTACGAAGATCCGGCCCACTACGCCATCTACTCCCAGAAGGAATTCTTCTGGAACAACATCAAGCAGCCCAACCGCAACCTGCTGCTGTGGCGCGACAAGACCGTCGACGGCCTGAAGACCGGCCACACCGACGAGGCCGGCTACTGCCTGGTGGCTTCCGCCGTGCGTGACAACATGCGCCTGATCGCCGTGGTGTTCGGCACCAACAGCGAACAGGCCCGCGCCGCCGAAACCCAGAAGCTGCTGACCTACGGCTTCCGCTTCTTCGAAACCCAGACCTTCTACCAGAAGGGCGCGGAGCTGGCCAAAGCCCAGGTGTGGAAGGGCTCGGCCCGTGAAATCAAGGCTGGCCTCGGCCAGGACCTGACCATGACCCTGCCGAAGGGCCAGATCAAGAAGCTGCAGGCCAACATGACCTTGAATCCGCAGCTGGTCGCCCCCATCAAGCAAGGCGACGTGATCGGCAAGGTGGAAGTCAAGCTGGAAGACCAGGTAGTCCACAGCGCCGACCTGATTGCCCTGGAGACCGTTGAGGAAGGTGGCTTCTTCCGCCGCCTGTGGGATAGCATCCGCCTGTTCTTCTACGGCCTGTTCAACTGA
- a CDS encoding DUF493 domain-containing protein: MTDTPDVQPPKIEFPCERYPIKVIGDSFDGFSDLVIEIIQRHAPDLDATTLVVRDSRNGRFLSVQVLITATGVDQLQAIHVDLRATGRVHMVL; the protein is encoded by the coding sequence ATGACCGATACTCCTGACGTACAACCCCCGAAAATCGAATTCCCCTGCGAGCGCTACCCGATCAAGGTGATCGGCGATTCCTTCGATGGCTTCTCCGACCTGGTGATCGAAATCATCCAGCGCCATGCTCCCGATCTCGACGCCACCACCCTGGTGGTGCGTGACAGCCGCAACGGCCGCTTCCTCTCGGTGCAGGTGCTGATTACCGCTACCGGCGTCGACCAGTTGCAGGCCATCCATGTGGACCTGCGCGCCACCGGCCGCGTGCACATGGTGCTCTAG
- the lipB gene encoding lipoyl(octanoyl) transferase LipB: protein MRRLTVERDERTPDEIWLLQHPRVFTQGQAGKAEHLLAPGDIPVIQVERGGQVTYHGPGQLVAYLMLDLRRLGLGVRDLVTAMEQSLVDVMATYGVEAAPKADAPGVYVEGDKIASLGLRVSRGCSFHGLALNVDMDMSPFWRINPCGYAGLKMVQLKDLIETPPQFDEVAQRLEQALRRRLGYTQ, encoded by the coding sequence ATGCGCCGCCTGACGGTCGAGCGCGACGAACGGACGCCCGACGAAATCTGGTTGCTGCAGCATCCCCGGGTGTTCACCCAGGGTCAGGCCGGCAAGGCCGAGCATCTGCTGGCGCCGGGGGACATCCCGGTGATCCAGGTGGAGCGCGGTGGCCAGGTGACCTACCACGGTCCCGGCCAGCTGGTGGCCTATCTCATGCTGGATCTGCGCCGCCTCGGACTGGGTGTGCGCGATCTGGTCACGGCCATGGAACAAAGCCTGGTCGATGTGATGGCCACCTATGGTGTCGAGGCCGCGCCCAAGGCAGACGCTCCCGGTGTCTATGTCGAAGGCGACAAGATCGCCTCGCTGGGGCTGCGGGTCAGCCGCGGCTGCTCCTTCCACGGCCTGGCGCTCAATGTGGACATGGACATGTCGCCCTTCTGGCGGATCAATCCCTGTGGCTACGCCGGGCTGAAGATGGTTCAGCTCAAGGACCTGATCGAGACGCCGCCACAGTTCGACGAGGTGGCACAGCGCCTGGAGCAGGCTCTGCGTCGGCGGCTGGGCTACACGCAGTAG
- the lipA gene encoding lipoyl synthase, with protein MSDTDSSKHVASGEKFRTAQGITAIKDGQKRRNSAEPQVFEPKPKWLRVKAPGGSRFDAVKRNVGEHRLSTVCQESHCPNMGECWSNGTATIMLMGSVCTRACRFCAVDTGNPNGWLDLEEPQNTAKSVELMALRYIVLTSVDRDDLDDGGASHYAACVRAIKANTPQVVVEALTPDFNGDHAAIERVVDSGLEVFAQNVETVKRLTHVVRDPRAGYEKTLRVLEHAKRHRPDVLTKTSLMLGLGETDEEIIETMDDLRAIGVDILTLGQYLQPTRNHLPVKRWVSPEEFNRFRDIGLEKGFMEVAAGPLVRSSYRADRVFEKNNLGLAAPVPVPGQPLDSSIIPTLNLG; from the coding sequence ATGTCCGATACAGACTCGTCCAAACACGTCGCCAGCGGCGAAAAGTTCCGCACCGCGCAGGGCATCACCGCGATCAAGGATGGCCAGAAGCGCCGCAATTCCGCCGAACCCCAGGTGTTCGAGCCCAAACCCAAGTGGCTGCGGGTAAAGGCACCGGGCGGCAGCCGCTTCGACGCGGTCAAGCGCAACGTCGGCGAACATCGGCTGAGCACCGTGTGCCAGGAATCCCACTGCCCGAACATGGGTGAGTGCTGGTCCAACGGCACCGCCACCATCATGCTGATGGGCTCGGTGTGCACCCGCGCCTGCCGCTTCTGCGCCGTGGACACCGGCAACCCCAATGGCTGGCTGGATCTGGAAGAGCCGCAGAACACCGCCAAGTCGGTCGAGCTGATGGCGCTGCGCTACATCGTGCTGACCTCGGTGGATCGCGACGATCTGGACGATGGCGGCGCCAGCCACTACGCCGCCTGCGTACGCGCCATCAAGGCGAACACCCCGCAGGTCGTCGTGGAAGCCCTGACCCCGGACTTCAATGGCGACCATGCAGCCATCGAACGGGTAGTGGACTCCGGCCTCGAGGTGTTCGCGCAGAACGTCGAAACGGTCAAGCGCCTGACCCATGTCGTGCGCGACCCACGCGCCGGCTATGAGAAGACCCTGCGCGTGCTGGAGCACGCCAAGCGCCACCGCCCGGATGTCCTGACCAAGACCAGCCTGATGCTGGGCCTGGGCGAGACTGACGAAGAAATCATCGAAACCATGGACGACCTGCGCGCCATTGGCGTCGACATCCTCACCCTCGGCCAGTACCTGCAGCCCACCCGTAACCACCTGCCCGTGAAGCGCTGGGTCAGCCCGGAGGAGTTCAACCGCTTCCGCGATATCGGCCTCGAAAAGGGCTTCATGGAAGTCGCAGCCGGCCCGCTGGTGCGCTCCAGCTACCGGGCCGACCGGGTGTTCGAGAAGAACAACCTGGGCCTGGCCGCGCCAGTTCCGGTACCGGGCCAGCCCCTCGATTCGAGCATCATTCCGACACTCAACCTGGGTTGA
- a CDS encoding lytic murein transglycosylase has protein sequence MFDAPVPGPMFRSLAVASALTLLSSCADAPAQKPATAPLPQASQPATRTAPAPAQANQPPVVMPAISFSAWRDGFRREALSNGIDAATFDRAFAGVTPDASVITADRSQPEFTRPVWEYLEGAISPYRVRKGQALIAENATTLGAIEQRFGVDREPLVAIWGMESSFGQFMGDKSVIRSLATLAYEGRRPEFAHAQLLAALQILQHGDIQPGSMLGSWAGAMGQTQFIPTTYNTHAVDFDGDGRRDIWNSSADALASAAHYLQASGWRKGQPAAIQVQLPDGFDYAHADGDIRKSVAQWQTMGVQAGPQATSLANESASLLLPAGHRGPAFLVLDNFRAILKYNNSSSYALAVSLLGERFDGRGQLTGSWPRDERPLSRTERVELQESLTAAGYNPGAADGIIGANTRKAIRGYQQRLGWPADGYPNLELLRQLREGR, from the coding sequence ATGTTCGATGCCCCCGTCCCCGGCCCGATGTTCCGCAGCCTGGCCGTGGCCTCCGCCCTCACCCTGCTCAGCTCCTGCGCCGACGCTCCGGCCCAGAAACCCGCTACCGCGCCCTTGCCCCAAGCCAGCCAACCGGCTACCAGGACCGCCCCAGCGCCCGCACAGGCCAATCAGCCCCCAGTGGTGATGCCGGCCATCAGTTTCAGCGCCTGGCGTGACGGATTCCGCCGCGAGGCCCTGTCCAATGGCATCGATGCCGCCACCTTCGATCGCGCCTTCGCCGGGGTAACACCCGACGCCAGCGTGATCACCGCAGATCGCAGCCAGCCCGAATTCACCCGACCGGTGTGGGAATACCTGGAAGGCGCCATCTCGCCCTACCGGGTTCGCAAGGGCCAGGCCCTGATCGCGGAAAACGCGACGACCCTTGGCGCCATCGAGCAGCGTTTCGGTGTGGACCGTGAGCCCCTGGTGGCCATCTGGGGCATGGAAAGCAGCTTCGGCCAGTTCATGGGCGACAAGTCGGTGATCCGCTCCCTGGCCACCCTCGCCTACGAAGGCCGCCGCCCCGAGTTCGCCCACGCACAACTGCTGGCCGCCCTGCAGATCCTCCAGCACGGCGACATCCAGCCCGGCAGCATGCTCGGCTCGTGGGCCGGTGCCATGGGCCAGACCCAGTTCATCCCCACCACTTACAACACCCACGCCGTGGACTTCGACGGCGACGGCCGCCGCGACATCTGGAACTCCTCGGCCGACGCACTGGCTTCCGCCGCCCACTATCTGCAGGCCTCCGGCTGGCGCAAGGGCCAACCTGCCGCGATCCAGGTCCAGCTACCCGATGGCTTCGACTATGCCCATGCCGACGGCGATATCCGTAAATCCGTGGCCCAGTGGCAGACCATGGGCGTACAAGCTGGCCCCCAGGCCACGAGCCTGGCCAACGAATCCGCGTCCCTGCTGCTGCCGGCCGGCCATCGCGGCCCGGCGTTCCTGGTGCTGGACAACTTCCGGGCCATCCTCAAGTACAACAACTCCTCGTCCTACGCCCTGGCGGTCAGCCTGCTGGGCGAACGCTTCGACGGCCGTGGCCAGCTCACCGGAAGCTGGCCCCGCGACGAGCGCCCGCTGAGCCGTACCGAGCGGGTAGAGCTGCAGGAGTCGCTGACCGCGGCCGGCTACAACCCGGGAGCGGCGGACGGCATCATCGGTGCCAACACCCGCAAGGCGATACGTGGTTATCAACAGCGCCTGGGCTGGCCAGCGGACGGCTACCCCAACCTGGAGCTGCTCAGGCAGTTGCGCGAAGGCCGCTGA
- the arfA gene encoding alternative ribosome rescue factor ArfA: MAKKRKQGAPNRAKSLVAQPLFRCRQEKPRKGKGSYRREASHDWEASSLMAA, from the coding sequence ATGGCCAAGAAACGCAAGCAAGGTGCGCCCAACCGCGCCAAATCCCTGGTAGCCCAACCACTCTTCCGCTGCCGCCAGGAAAAGCCCCGGAAAGGCAAAGGAAGTTACCGCCGCGAAGCCTCCCACGATTGGGAGGCTTCGTCGCTTATGGCGGCCTGA
- the holA gene encoding DNA polymerase III subunit delta: MKLNPAQLGKHLQGPLAPVYVVSGDEPLLCQEACDAIRASARARDFSERQVFNAETNFDWGLLLEAGASLSLFAEKRLLEVRMPSGKPGDKGAAALLEYLSRPPEDTVLLLSLPKLDGSTQKTKWAKALIDGADAQFIQIWPIESHNLPQWIRQRLSQAGLAANQEAVDLIAARVEGNLLAAAQEIEKLKLLAEGGQVDAATVQAAVADSARFDVFGLIDAALNGEPAHTLRTLEGLRGEGVEPPVILWALARELRLLAGLAQQYSQGVPLEKAFAAARPPVWDKRRPLVTRALQRHPASRWNQLLQDAQRIDAQIKGQAPGDPWNGLARLALLLAGQRLPLSAE; the protein is encoded by the coding sequence ATGAAACTCAACCCCGCACAACTGGGTAAACACCTGCAGGGGCCTCTGGCACCGGTCTACGTCGTCAGCGGCGACGAGCCGCTGCTCTGCCAGGAAGCCTGCGACGCCATTCGCGCCAGCGCCCGCGCCCGCGACTTCAGCGAGCGCCAGGTGTTCAACGCCGAAACCAACTTCGACTGGGGCCTGCTTCTGGAAGCTGGTGCCAGCCTGTCGCTGTTCGCCGAGAAGCGTCTGCTGGAAGTGCGCATGCCTTCGGGCAAGCCGGGGGACAAGGGCGCTGCCGCGCTGCTGGAATACCTGTCCCGACCGCCGGAAGACACCGTGCTGCTGTTGAGCCTGCCCAAGCTCGACGGCAGCACCCAGAAAACCAAGTGGGCCAAGGCGCTGATCGATGGGGCGGACGCGCAGTTCATCCAGATCTGGCCCATCGAGTCCCACAACCTGCCGCAATGGATCCGCCAGCGCCTGTCCCAGGCGGGCCTCGCTGCCAACCAGGAAGCGGTGGACCTGATCGCCGCACGGGTCGAAGGCAACCTGCTGGCCGCCGCCCAGGAAATCGAGAAACTCAAACTGCTGGCCGAAGGTGGCCAGGTGGATGCCGCGACCGTCCAGGCAGCGGTGGCCGACAGCGCTCGCTTCGACGTCTTCGGCCTGATCGACGCCGCCCTCAACGGTGAACCCGCCCACACCCTGCGCACGCTGGAAGGCCTGCGCGGTGAAGGGGTGGAGCCGCCGGTGATCCTCTGGGCGCTGGCACGGGAGCTGCGCCTGCTGGCCGGTCTGGCCCAGCAATACAGCCAGGGCGTGCCACTGGAAAAGGCCTTTGCCGCGGCCCGCCCGCCGGTCTGGGACAAGCGCCGTCCACTGGTCACCCGCGCCCTGCAACGCCACCCGGCATCGCGCTGGAACCAGTTGCTGCAGGATGCCCAGCGTATCGACGCGCAGATCAAGGGCCAGGCGCCGGGCGACCCCTGGAACGGCCTCGCACGCCTTGCCCTGCTGCTGGCCGGCCAGCGCCTGCCGCTATCCGCTGAATAA
- a CDS encoding LPS-assembly lipoprotein LptE yields the protein MMKRNLLVLGLTVLLSACGFHLRGTGEAKFALTEMDVTARNLYGQTVKSVRQALVDNGVNVHAGAPYTLVLAREDETQRTASYTTGARSAEYELTQTLQYEIRGNNDLLLMDDKLTVQKYYVHDSNNLIGSDQEAAQLRQEMRQEMVQQMIMRLQLITPTQLDKLQQAAEAKAKAEAEALEAARQAEKAQQPQQSPLQLPIQ from the coding sequence ATGATGAAACGGAATCTGCTGGTCCTGGGCCTCACCGTACTGCTGAGCGCGTGCGGCTTTCACCTGCGCGGCACCGGCGAAGCCAAGTTCGCCCTGACTGAAATGGACGTGACTGCCCGCAACCTCTACGGCCAGACCGTCAAATCCGTCCGCCAGGCCCTGGTCGACAACGGCGTGAATGTCCACGCCGGCGCACCCTACACCCTGGTACTGGCCCGTGAGGACGAAACCCAGCGCACTGCCAGCTACACCACTGGCGCCCGCAGTGCCGAGTACGAGCTGACCCAGACCCTGCAGTACGAAATCCGCGGCAACAACGACCTGTTGCTGATGGACGACAAGCTGACCGTGCAGAAGTACTACGTGCATGACAGCAACAACCTGATCGGCTCGGATCAGGAAGCGGCCCAGCTGCGCCAGGAAATGCGCCAGGAAATGGTCCAGCAGATGATCATGCGCCTGCAGCTGATCACCCCGACCCAGCTCGACAAGCTGCAACAGGCCGCCGAAGCCAAGGCCAAGGCCGAAGCCGAAGCGCTGGAAGCCGCGCGCCAGGCCGAGAAGGCCCAGCAACCGCAGCAATCGCCGCTGCAACTGCCCATCCAGTAA
- the leuS gene encoding leucine--tRNA ligase, with translation MHEQYQPREIEAAAQAHWDAHKSFEVSEQPGKDTFYCLSMFPYPSGKLHMGHVRNYTIGDVIARYQRMLGKNVLQPMGWDAFGMPAENAAMKNNVAPAKWTYENIDYMKTQLKSLGLAIDWSREVTTCKPDYYRWEQWLFTKLFEKGVIYRKNGTVNWDPADQTVLANEQVIDGRGWRSGALVEKREIPMYYFKITAYADELLSSLDDLDGWPEQVKTMQRNWIGKSRGMEVSFPYDQASIGHAGAMKVFTTRPDTLMGATYVAVAAEHPLAALAVQKLPADKAAELQAFIDECKRGGVAEADIATQEKKGLPTPLFVEHPLTGDKLPVWVANYVLMNYGEGAVMAVPAHDERDFAFAHKYDLPMKAVVRTSAGDETPAPWQDAYGEHGQLINSGEFDGLDYQGAFDAIEVALQKKGLGQARTQFRLRDWGISRQRYWGCPIPIIHCPSCGDVPVPEDQLPVVLPEDVVPDGAGSPLAKMPEFYSCTCPKCGTAAKRETDTMDTFVESSWYFARYASPNYDKGMVDPAAANHWLPVDQYIGGIEHAILHLLYARFFHKLMRDEGLVSSDEPFKNLLTQGMVVAETYYRVAANGGKDWFNPADVEVERDAKAKVIGARLKTDGLPVEIGGTEKMSKSKNNGVDPQAMIDQYGADTCRLFMMFASPPDMSLEWSDSGVEGASRFLRRVWRLAQAHVAAGLPAALDRSALSDEQKSVHRSIHLAIKQASQDVGQYHKFNTAIAAVMTLMNVLEKAPQATAEDRALLQEGLEAVALLLAPITPHISHVLWNELGHSDAIIDAAWPAVDEAALVQDSLQLVVQVNGKLRGHIEVPADASREAVEATARANENVLRFTDGLTIRKVIVVPGKLVNIVAN, from the coding sequence ATGCACGAACAGTATCAGCCCCGCGAAATCGAAGCCGCCGCGCAAGCCCACTGGGACGCGCATAAATCCTTTGAAGTGAGTGAGCAGCCCGGCAAGGACACCTTCTATTGCCTGTCGATGTTCCCCTACCCAAGCGGCAAGCTGCACATGGGGCACGTGCGCAACTACACCATTGGCGACGTGATTGCCCGCTACCAGCGCATGCTGGGCAAGAACGTGCTGCAGCCCATGGGCTGGGACGCCTTCGGCATGCCGGCGGAAAACGCCGCGATGAAGAACAATGTCGCGCCGGCCAAATGGACCTACGAGAACATCGACTACATGAAGACCCAGCTGAAGAGCCTGGGCCTGGCCATCGACTGGTCCCGTGAAGTCACCACCTGCAAGCCCGACTATTACCGCTGGGAGCAGTGGCTGTTCACCAAACTGTTCGAGAAGGGCGTGATCTACCGCAAGAACGGCACCGTCAACTGGGACCCAGCGGACCAGACCGTCCTCGCCAACGAGCAGGTCATCGACGGCCGCGGCTGGCGCTCCGGCGCGCTGGTGGAGAAGCGCGAGATCCCGATGTACTACTTCAAGATCACCGCTTACGCGGATGAACTCTTGAGCAGCCTCGACGACCTGGACGGCTGGCCCGAGCAGGTCAAGACCATGCAGCGCAACTGGATAGGCAAGTCCCGCGGCATGGAAGTCAGCTTCCCCTACGACCAGGCCAGCATCGGCCACGCCGGCGCGATGAAGGTCTTCACCACCCGTCCGGATACCCTGATGGGCGCCACTTACGTGGCCGTCGCCGCCGAGCACCCGCTGGCGGCCCTGGCTGTGCAGAAGCTCCCGGCTGACAAGGCCGCCGAGCTGCAAGCCTTCATCGATGAATGCAAGCGCGGTGGCGTTGCCGAAGCCGATATCGCCACCCAGGAGAAGAAGGGCCTGCCCACTCCACTGTTCGTCGAGCACCCGCTGACTGGCGACAAGCTCCCCGTCTGGGTCGCCAACTACGTGCTGATGAACTACGGCGAAGGGGCCGTGATGGCCGTGCCGGCCCACGACGAACGCGACTTCGCCTTCGCCCACAAGTACGACCTGCCGATGAAGGCAGTGGTCCGCACCTCCGCTGGCGACGAAACCCCTGCCCCTTGGCAGGACGCCTACGGTGAGCATGGCCAACTGATCAACTCCGGAGAATTCGACGGCCTGGACTACCAGGGTGCCTTCGACGCCATCGAAGTTGCACTGCAGAAGAAAGGCCTGGGCCAGGCCCGCACCCAGTTCCGTCTGCGCGACTGGGGCATCAGCCGCCAGCGCTACTGGGGCTGCCCGATCCCGATCATTCACTGCCCGAGCTGCGGCGACGTACCGGTGCCGGAAGATCAGCTGCCGGTGGTACTGCCCGAAGACGTGGTGCCCGATGGCGCCGGCAGCCCGCTGGCGAAGATGCCCGAGTTCTACTCCTGCACCTGCCCGAAATGCGGCACCGCGGCCAAGCGCGAAACCGACACCATGGACACCTTCGTGGAAAGCTCCTGGTACTTCGCCCGCTATGCCTCGCCGAACTACGACAAGGGCATGGTCGATCCGGCCGCAGCCAACCACTGGCTGCCGGTGGATCAGTACATCGGCGGTATCGAACACGCGATCCTGCACCTGCTCTACGCACGCTTCTTCCACAAACTGATGCGTGACGAAGGCCTGGTCAGCTCCGACGAGCCGTTCAAGAACCTGCTCACCCAGGGCATGGTGGTCGCCGAGACCTACTACCGCGTGGCAGCCAATGGCGGCAAGGACTGGTTCAATCCGGCTGACGTCGAAGTCGAGCGCGACGCCAAGGCCAAGGTCATCGGCGCCCGCCTGAAGACCGACGGCCTGCCGGTGGAAATCGGCGGCACCGAGAAGATGTCGAAGTCCAAGAATAACGGCGTCGACCCGCAGGCGATGATCGACCAGTACGGTGCGGACACCTGCCGCCTGTTCATGATGTTCGCCTCTCCGCCGGACATGAGCCTCGAGTGGTCCGACTCCGGCGTCGAGGGTGCCAGCCGCTTCCTCCGCCGCGTCTGGCGCCTCGCCCAGGCCCACGTCGCCGCCGGTCTGCCGGCGGCCCTGGACCGCAGCGCACTGAGCGACGAGCAGAAGTCCGTGCACCGCTCCATCCACCTGGCCATCAAGCAGGCCAGCCAGGATGTCGGCCAGTACCACAAGTTCAACACGGCCATCGCTGCCGTGATGACCCTGATGAACGTCCTGGAGAAGGCCCCCCAGGCCACCGCCGAGGACCGTGCCCTGCTGCAGGAAGGCCTGGAAGCCGTGGCCCTGCTGCTGGCTCCCATCACCCCGCACATCAGCCATGTGCTGTGGAATGAACTGGGCCATTCCGACGCCATCATCGACGCCGCCTGGCCGGCCGTGGACGAAGCCGCCCTGGTGCAGGACAGCCTGCAACTGGTGGTACAGGTCAACGGCAAGCTGCGCGGTCATATCGAAGTGCCGGCCGACGCCAGCCGCGAAGCAGTGGAAGCCACCGCGCGCGCCAACGAGAACGTGCTGCGCTTCACCGACGGCCTGACCATCCGCAAGGTCATCGTGGTGCCAGGCAAACTGGTCAATATCGTCGCCAACTGA